Proteins co-encoded in one Arachis hypogaea cultivar Tifrunner chromosome 13, arahy.Tifrunner.gnm2.J5K5, whole genome shotgun sequence genomic window:
- the LOC112733345 gene encoding uncharacterized protein: MTPSHHARREGDVAAAAAVEQNHFRRGRARVASQKRREEEEEPSRSAAVQSPSSWVHRRASLRVTIELRREREDKRDSGSSIEAGHRRCCRPSRRQGKPLPPLPRVESSIELCTVGGAIPCRSYFSPLSVQFHRNPTPLTGGVALTNGLVSALEERVLHAIPPNEAIDTVEVEAIFAKETFLLLLVLPCMQSVMPVTNFW; this comes from the exons ATGACGCCGAGCCACCACGCAAGGAGAGAAGGAGACGTCGCTGCTGCTGCCGCCGTCGAGCAGAACCATTTCCGGCGAGGGAGAGCGCGCGTTGCGAGCCAGAAACGCCGCGAGGAGGAAGAGGAGCCATCGCGCTCCGCCGCTGTCCAGTCACCGTCGAGCTGGGTTCACCGTCGCGCCTCACTACGCGTCACCATTGAGCTTCGAAGAGAGAGGGAAGACAAACGCGACAGTGGGAGCTCCATTGAAGCTGGTCACCGTCGTTGCTGCCGTCCGAGCCGCCGCCAGGGGAAGCCCTTGCCGCCGTTGCCACGGGTGGAGTCTTCCATCGAGCTGTGCACTGTTGGTGGAGCTATACCTTGCCGGAGTTACTTTTCACCACTGTCAGTTCAGTTTCACCGCAATCCTACTCCACTT ACTGGTGGAGTGGCTTTGACAAATGGTTTAGTTTCCGCATTAGAAGAAAG AGTCTTACATGCCATTCCTCCAAATGAAGCTATTGATACTGTGGAG GTGGAAGCAATCTTCGCAAAGGAGACCTTCTTGTTATTGCTGGTGCTACCTTGTATGCAATCAGTAATGCCAGTGAC GAATTTCTGGTGA